The DNA window aaacatttattgaataaaaatggatttaaatgcatatacatcACTTATAGTTCTCTTTCGTCAAtggtaatgtaaaaataaataaatatcagatcCACAATTACTCTTATTAAAATTTAAGTTACTTGACAGTGGATATGAAGAATTATAGTGCATAGATTATGTGGCTCTTATATTCTGTGCAGTTAATCGACTTGAAGCGTGATGTGTGCAGTGCCACAGCATCCAACTTATTAGGTCTGGTAAACTGTTTGCACAGGTGTTCTGGAACCTGCAGTTGCTTGAGCCTGTCCTGGAACTGCATGGGCTGCTCAACACAGTCAAAAAGCAACTCCATCAGCCCATCTACATACCCTGCAGCATACAATGaaaatagtgttaaaaatgacaaaattgccTCATAGTCGAACCTCAAAGAAATAACCATATGTAGGACTTCTCTTTAGCGGGCTCATTGTGCATTCACCCTTTTGTAGCGAGGATACTGTATGTGCCATCTAAGCTGTCCAGCAGCAGTAGTGGCTTGTGTTCTTGCACTGTTTTCATTGTAGTGCATGGCTGCCAGTTGTGATCTAAGATGAAAAAAGATACTGTTACATACTGTAAATCACCTCCCACTTTAGCAATGTTCAGTGTTATTTGCTCCAGGAAGCTGTCAAAAATTCATACAAGAAATTTGTCCAAGGCAATAATTGCAGATGAGAACATTCCCACATAGGAGAATTCCACACTCTTTGGCACAAACCGGATGACGAAACTTGATGAAGACTGGTAATCACCACTTAGATTCTCAAGATCCCTAAGCAGTTTTGGAGCCAGGATTACACCACTGAGCTGCTCACATGCAGCTGTACATAATGAGATAATAAGACATATGAACACATTGCTAATGATAAATCAAGGAAATTAatgcaatagcagaaaataaatgtaattgcttCACGTTATCATTAAAAAGGCACAATGCTACACATACAAAAACAGATAATATATCAATATGTTTATATGGTTGTCATTACTTGGTTTGAGCCACTTTCTTGCTTGATCTCCCACAAGCGGTTGTTGGAGGCATTTTGGAAATTCCCTGTCATGCTCATGTATGTTCTGCATGTTGTTGGCAACTGATTTCCATTTGGCTACAATTTCACTGCCTGTAGATGAACTTTCACTACACCAGTAAAGGTGGTTTACAATGCTCTTTTTCCAAGCACCAACTTCTCTGCAACTCTTCAGCTTTGCAAGAGAGTCCATTTTTTTAGCAACACCTaaacaataaatagaacaaaaataacagaatgaTTGACAGCTATATGgcagatatatataaaaatgtttgagTACAGTTTCTACCCCGTATATCTGGAACATAAGTTCTATTACAAAGCAAACCATTTGTTATGTGCCATACATCGAACTTGCGCACAACACCCGGTCTGCTGTCCCTGAGGAACTTCATGACAGCAGGAAGCCTATCCGTGACAATCTTCTGAACACGGAGCCCTCTCTGCTCAAGCTGCAACCCCTCCTTTTCCATGCGTTGGCTGTTACCGACCTCATTGCTCtataaaaaagatacatttatgtTATTTCAAAGTAGCGATTACTTCAGAAAATGTCTCAGAATAATACCATACATGTATATGTTAGCACTGAATTAACATTcataaacgaaaaaaaaatacctgaatGTCAATTATCCGGTTTGTTCTTAGGTCCATCACTGTGTAGGTCCCATATTTGGCACAGTGCCCTGAATAATTAATCATcagaaaattcatatttttggttGTTTAACTTGAAAAATGTGACACACTGCATAacaatatttttagtaaattacACATAGCTGGAGAGTCTGCTCGCTTGTCACCGCCCAAAACTATGTCTCCACTGTTGATGGTCTCTGAAATAACTGTACCTTGGTGTACAGTCCACAGCCAGTTTATTGTGGGGAAAAGTAAATTCCGTTGGTGTTTCAGGAAGGTTGTGTGACTAATTCCTGTGATATTATATGCCTAGAAGAACTAGACACAAAGAAAGAGGAATGTTAGTCATATTACAACTGGCACAGAGGTTTCATGGGTATGTAAAGAAAAAGTGCCTTCCCTTTTCCACTTGCAAGAAGGAGGCTCCACTAAAAATGACAGCTGCAGACAGCTGGATATTTCCTGCAGGTATGTTTGTGACATATGGCTGACTTGTCCAAGTCTTCTGATGTTCACAGTGTGTGCAAACCTGGTCCACGCACAGAAGCGTTCCCACAGTCCTAGCATGTACAACACAGCTCCTTGTGGAGACAGGACACTTTCTGAAGAGCTCAATGAGGTTTTCTTCATGAACGACAAACTTCCTCTTTTTATAATGTGGGGTTTCAATTACTGTGCtaaaaaacagcaaacacaaaaacatgaaagtgaagtgacatacagccaagtatggtgacccatactcagaattcgtgctctgcattggCAAACTACCTGAGCACAGTGACTGATGTCAAATTCAGTAAAACATTGACGATGTATAGACGATGCGAGCATAGTCTGGTCGTAGAGACGGGCCGGCGCAGACAAACCTGGCAGATCCCGCAAGGAGAGACTCTGCTCCCACTGCATTCTGGGAGAGATCGAAACAGAGCTGCACTTCCTCACAGAATGCCCCAAATACCAAACCATCAGATACAACGACTATcccaaacaaaatatttccccAATTTAATAACTGCACCCCAACTGAAAAACTCAacttcattcttggttaaaaatcAGAATGTGCAAATATAGCTGCAAGATTTATAGCAGCCTGCAAACTCCTGAAGCACAGCCAAGAAACCAATATCCAGTGAATATACAGCTAACTCACACCAAACCAACCAATACTCATGACTGTAGATAATGCTGAATCCAGTTATTctgtttactaattaaataaatacataaataaatacatgaataaataaatacataaatgcttcaaacgctccaccatcatccccatcccaaagaaatccaaaattacaggactaaatgactacaggcctgtggctctaacgtctgtggtcatgaagtcatttgaaaaactggtgctggcccacctgaaggacattactggacccttactggatcctcttcagtttgcctacagagcaaacaggtctgtggacgatgcagtaaacactggactgcattatgttctgcaacatctagacagaccagggacttatgtgagaatcctgtttgtggacttcagctcggcctttaatatgatcatcccaaacctcctcctgcccaaactaactcaactctccccccctgctctccccccactcaccatcatgaacagcactgtggctgcagtggagtcattcaggttcctgggcaccactatctctcaggacctgaagtgggacattcacattgtctccattgtgaaaaaggcccagcagaggttgtacttccttcgccagctgaggaagtttaacctgccacaagagctgctgaaacagttctactccgccatcattgaatccgtcctctgcacttcagtaactgtctggttcagctctggttctaaatctgacctcagaagactacagagggtagtccggactgcagaGAGAATCATCGATACAACcttcccttctattcaagaactgtacttatccagaatgagcaaaaaggctggcaaaatcactctggacccctcacatccagcacactccctgtttgaactgttgccatctggtcgacgctacagagctctgagcaccagaacgaccagacacaggaacagtttatTCCCTCAGGCAATcaatctaatgaacacttgataataactgtggaacgcacaacactatttatatttacatacacatacacttatttatctaacacacatacttagtgtcccttaaattttttgcacataatatacctgtacatacacaactgcttattgtaatatacctgccatacaattgtcaatttgtatattgtcattccttacctacttatttgtattttttattctttattatgtgttttttgttctgtcgctgtcattctgttgcactgcggagcttctgtcacgaaaacaaattcctcgtatgtgtgaacatacctggcaataaagctcattctgattctgatgctGATTCTAAATAATCTGTTACATAACTTTTGGTATatcatatgtttatatgtatcCATATGTTTTAATGTCATTCTTCTAATATTACTTgttcaaatattatttcaattgcTATATTGTTCCAAATTACACTGTTGTATATGTTCTCTTTTCCTATGCATGCTTTGGcaatgcaaaatgtacttttgtcatgccaataaagctaa is part of the Cyprinus carpio isolate SPL01 chromosome A8, ASM1834038v1, whole genome shotgun sequence genome and encodes:
- the LOC122146014 gene encoding uncharacterized protein LOC122146014 isoform X2; translated protein: MDLRTNRIIDIQSNEVGNSQRMEKEGLQLEQRGLRVQKIVTDRLPAVMKFLRDSRPGVVRKFDVWHITNGVAKKMDSLAKLKSCREVGAWKKSIVNHLYWCSESSSTGSEIVAKWKSVANNMQNIHEHDREFPKCLQQPLVGDQARKWLKPTACEQLSGVILAPKLLRDLENLSGDYQSSSSFVIRFVPKSVEFSYVGMFSSAIIALDKFLITTGSHALQ
- the LOC122146014 gene encoding uncharacterized protein LOC122146014 isoform X1, translating into MWHCAKYGTYTVMDLRTNRIIDIQSNEVGNSQRMEKEGLQLEQRGLRVQKIVTDRLPAVMKFLRDSRPGVVRKFDVWHITNGVAKKMDSLAKLKSCREVGAWKKSIVNHLYWCSESSSTGSEIVAKWKSVANNMQNIHEHDREFPKCLQQPLVGDQARKWLKPTACEQLSGVILAPKLLRDLENLSGDYQSSSSFVIRFVPKSVEFSYVGMFSSAIIALDKFLITTGSHALQ